A window of Peromyscus eremicus chromosome 7, PerEre_H2_v1, whole genome shotgun sequence contains these coding sequences:
- the LOC131914578 gene encoding prostate and testis expressed protein 13-like codes for MAKFMFLLLILGAFSLVFFQAEARICMACNMFTNGRCVEGKGECIMEEGGACTTRDIYLSNVRGGFLYNYTVLECSKPCNPSKKSYFHMKISSFCCQSQDFCNRYKGMLVSKYAN; via the exons ATGGCCAAGTTCATGTTCCTTCTCCTGATACTGGGGGCTTTTTCTCTTGTGTTCTTCCAAG CTGAAGCAAGAATATGCATGGCCTGCAACATGTTTACGAATGGCAGATGTGTAGAAGGCAAGGGTGAATGTATCATGGAGGAAGGCGGTGCGTGCACAACCAGGGATATCTATCTTTCCAATGTCAGAG GTGGGTTTCTCTACAACTACACTGTACTGGAGTGCTCTAAACCGTGTAAtccttcaaagaagagttatttTCATATGAAAATTTCAAGCTTTTGTTGCCAAAGTCAAGATTTCTGTAATAGATATAAAGGAATGCTAGTGAGCAAGTATGCTAACTGA